In the Podospora bellae-mahoneyi strain CBS 112042 chromosome 4, whole genome shotgun sequence genome, one interval contains:
- a CDS encoding hypothetical protein (COG:C; COG:H; EggNog:ENOG503NXHH) codes for MGDRISPDQVGEEGNMLTTDLLIIGAGPAGASLACFLASHGKKGLLLASAPGTSPTPRAHITNLAGLETLRDIGLEEQCLPLATPSTNMKHTRWCRSLAGEEYARVYSWGHDPIYKGAYEAASPCKHVDLPQTLLEPVLVRKATEGGWGVRFSTRLLTVKQLDEGVEVEVRDEILKREYKIRCRYLFGCDGARSQVVREVGLPLIKKPGQGLALNVLVRADLTHLMEPHRVGNLHWVFKPEEGIDGREAPAWGWAAIVRMVKPWTEWMFIFLAKPGMDLKGEEMEATEEEYLARVKEVIGDESVEAELVHASKWWINEVVAERYQEGDVFCLGDAVHRHPPFNGLGSNTCLQDAFNLAWKVSYVLDGRASPSLLDSYSLERQPVGVDIITRANDGLRDHIPWQQTLGMLSPDPAERAKILVEFESATPEGRKRRQEFQKGIERTTTEFHGLGIEMNQNYSHSPAVYLDDETGPGPAVPEDKVRTHVVTTYPGRRLPHVWVNTRIPAKNMTSTIDLAGHGKFCLLTGFGGGRWKEAAKSVGEKLGLQINSYSIGWNQDYEDVYFDWAKKREVEEDGCVLVRPDRFVAWRAKEMVEDAEGKLEEVLRRILGRPREA; via the exons ATGGGCGACCGCATCAGCCCCGATCAagtcggggaggagggcaacatgctcaccaccgacctcctcatcatcggcgcCGGGCCCGCAGGCGCCTCCCTAGCATGCTTCCTCGCCTCGCACGGGAAAAAGGGCCTCCTGCTTGCGTCAGCACCGGGAACCTCGCCCACCCCTCGCGcgcacatcaccaaccttgCTGGTCTCGAAACACTTCGGGACATTGGCCTCGAGGAACAGTGTCTCCCCCTTGCGACCCCGTCGACAAACATGAAGCACACCCGTTGGTGTCGGTctttggcgggggaggagtacGCGAGGGTGTACTCCTGGGGCCACGACCCGATCTACAAGGGCGCGTACGAGGCTGCTTCGCCGTGCAAACACGTTGATCTGCCGCAGACGCTGCTCGAGCCGGTGCTTGTGCGGAAAGCAACcgagggggggtggggggtgaggttCAGCACGCGGTTGCTAACGGTGAAGCAGTTGGAcgagggagtggaggtggaggtgcgGGATGAGATATTGAAGCGGGAGTATAAGATCAGGTGTAGGTATTTGTTTGGCTGTGACGGGGCGAGGAGTCaggttgtgagggaggtggggttgCCGTTAATCAAGAAGCCCGGGCAGGGGCTGGCACTGAATGTGCTGGTGAGGGCTGATTTGACGCATTTGATGGAGCCGCATAGGGTGGGGAACTTGCATTGGGTGTTTAAACCGGAGGAGGGGATCGATGGCAGAGAGGCGCCGGCGTGGGGGTGGGCGGCGATtgtgaggatggtgaagcCTTGGACCGAGTGGATGTTTATCTTTTTGGCGAAGCCGGGGATGGatttgaagggggaggagatggaggccaccgaggaggagtatttggcgagggtgaaggaggtgatcGGGGATGAGAGCGTTGAGGCGGAGTTGGTGCACGCGAGCAAGTGGTGGATCAatgaggtggtggcggagaggTATCAGGAGGGAGATGT GTTCTGTCTGGGTGATGCagtccaccgccaccccccgTTCAACGGTCTAGGCTCCAACACCTGTCTCCAAGACGCCTTCAACCTCGCCTGGAAGGTCTCCTACGTGCTCGACGGCAGGGCCAGTCCCAGCCTGCTGGACTCCTACTCGCTTGAGAGACAGCCTGTGGGAGTAGACATCATCACCCGGGCCAACGACGGACTGAGAGACCACATCCCCTGGCAGCAAACCCTCGGGATGCTCTCCCCCGACCCGGCCGAGCGCGCCAAGATCCTCGTCGAATTCGAATCCGCGACACCAGAAGGAAGGAAGCGAAGACAGGAATTCCAAAAGGGAATTGAGAGAACAACGACCGAGTTTCACGGACTGGGCATAGAGATGAACCAGAACTATTCTCACTCACCAGCAGTCTACCTTGACGATGAGACAGGACCGGGGCCTGCGGTGCCAGAGGATAAAGTCAGGACACATGTTGTGACGACATACCCGGGGAGGAGACTGCCCCATGTGTGGGTTAACACTCGGATACCAGCGAAGAATATGACGAGCACGATTGACCTGGCTGGGCATGGGAAGTTTTGCTTGCTgactgggtttgggggaggcAGATGGAAGGAGGCGGCAAAGTCAGTGGGTGAGAAGTTGGGACTGCAGATCAACAGCTACAGTATCGGCTGGAATCAGGACTATGAAGATGTCTACTTTGACTGggcaaagaagagggaggtggaggaggatgggtgTGTGCTGGTGAGACCTGATCGGTTTGTTGCTTGGCGGGCAAaagagatggtggaggatgccgaggggaagttggaggaggttttgagAAGGATACTGGGGAGACCTAGGGAGGCGTGA
- a CDS encoding hypothetical protein (COG:G; EggNog:ENOG503P202; CAZy:GH93), giving the protein MITYFFLLVLLHLLLSPLPLIAATPLLPPRSPPPTLSFNPISPPILIHPNAVYPRATTLFNLSSPTPDSPLLLTSYTTHHSNGLKTLSASTSSHHPPQTWTFLSHIWTANASTHEIDNPFALQLPNGNMLYAFRNHDIDPLTRKYTYYRITLCVSTDFGRTWEFLSHASERAAKKENNGLWEPFLRVDGRGRVQVYYSSERGVNRQDNMLRVSGDGGRTWGEEVLVSRAGEGKESRDGMVGVAEVGGEEEGRLVCVFETTTEEEGGRRFAVGLVESFDDGETWGQGTRRRVYTARKGKDAGAPQVVSVGGVLVVSFMTNEGVSESEGGEGVDGGEMKIVLSRDGGRRWEGVGDGNGEGERAAVAAGRGSHWPGLFRLDDRRFLGLYSANGVGAVSRVFEIKG; this is encoded by the coding sequence ATGATTACttactttttccttttggtcctcctccacctgctattatcccccctccccctcatcgccgcaacccccctcctcccaccccgctcaccaccaccaaccctctccttcaacccaaTCTCCCCCCCGATCCTCATCCACCCGAACGCCGTCTACCCCCgcgccaccaccctcttcaacctctcctcccccacccccgacaGCCCCCTACTCCTAACATcctacaccacccaccactcaAACGGCCTCAAAACCCTCTCCGCCAGCACCTCCAGccatcatccaccccaaacctggaccttcctctcccacatctGGACAGCCAACGCGTCGACCCACGAAATCGACAACCCCTTCGCCCTGCAGCTCCCCAACGGAAACATGCTCTACGCCTTCCGCAACCACGACATCGACCCGCTAACAAGAAAATACACCTACTACCGCATCACGCTGTGCGTCTCCACCGACTTTGGAAGAACATGGGAGTTTCTCTCCCACGCCTCTGAGCGCGCAGcgaagaaagaaaataacGGGTTGTGGGAGCCGTTTTtgagggtggatgggagggggagggtgcaGGTTTACTATAGCAGTGAGAGGGGGGTCAACAGGCAGGATAACATGCTCAGGGTGAGTGGCGATGGTGGGCGGacttggggggaggaggttttggtgtcgagggcgggggagggaaaagaatcgagggatgggatggtgggggttgctgaggttgggggggaggaagaggggaggttggtttgTGTTTTTGAGACCActaccgaggaggagggggggaggaggtttgcggtgggtttggtggagagttttgatgatggggagacaTGGGGGCAGggcacgaggaggagggtttaTACGGcaaggaaggggaaggatgCTGGTGCGCCGCAGGTCGTGAGCGTGGGcggggttttggtggtgagctttATGACGAATGAGGGGGTGAGTGAGTCggaaggcggggagggagtggatgggggggagatgaagattGTTTTGAGCAGGGATGGGGGTaggagatgggagggggtaGGAGATGGGAAtggagaaggggagagggcggcggtggctgcggggagggggagccaTTGGCCGGGGTTGTTCAGGTTGGATGATAGGAGGTTTTTGGGCCTGTATTCGGCTAATGGGGTAGGGGCTGTGAGCAGGGTTTTTGAGATTAAAGGCTGA
- the aif1 gene encoding Apoptosis-inducing factor 1 (EggNog:ENOG503NVZ7; COG:C) — translation MRVLSRLIRNRNTQITASGLPLHVRPFVPRFFATSITTRMAQEYKLKGVTSLDLKPGDKQEVEVEGLDAKVLLLNAGGVVQATGPRCTHYGAPLVKGVLGTDGKLTCPWHGACFNGKTGDVEDAPALDALPIFKATERDGAVYITGEAATIKAGHRKPKFKCKATGGDKVVIVGGGSGTLGAVEGLRETGYTGPITVISNEGYLPIDRPKLSKALLTDLNKLQWRDAEWYKEGDVDIVQDEVAGVDFATKTVSTKSGGKFAYSKLILATGATPRVLPLQGFKVLGNIFTLRNVRDAENINRAIGEKGKKIVIVGSSFIGMELAVATSKDNDVTVVGMEQVPLQRVLGEKVGGAIQKLVESKGVKFYMSAGVEKAEPSGSDPSVVGSVHLKDGTKLDADLVILGVGVVPATEYLKDNSVVRLEEDGSLKVDESFSVVGLKDVYAIGDIASFPYHGPAGDGKYVRIEHWNVAQQAGRIAAGHITNPARANLKSQPFAPIFWSALGAQMRYSGNTQASGFDDVVVQGSFDEGKWVAYYTKGETVVAMASMGKDPVMAQFAQLLPLGKLPSKSELQKGLDLLSLGPPN, via the exons ATGAGAGTTCTGTCGCGCCTTATTCGCAATCGCAACACCCAAATAACAGCATCGGGATTGCCCCTCCACGTCCGACCGTTTGTTCCACGATTCTTTGCAACATCCATAACGACCAGAATGGCTCAGGAATACAAGCTCAAGGGCGTCACGTCCCTGGATCTCAAGCCAGGTGACAAGCAAGAAGTGGAGGTCGAGGGTCTCGATGCCAAGGTTCTCCTCTTGAACGCCGGAGGTGTCGTCCAAGCCACCGGTCCCAGGTGTACCCACTACGGAGCACCTCTTGTCAAGGGTGTGCTGGGAACAGATGGCAAGCTCACTTGCCCGTGGCACGGTG CCTGCTTCAACGGAAAGACCGGCGACGTCGAAGATGCCCCCGCCCTCGATGCCCTTCCCATCTTCAAGGCTACCGAGAGAGACGGCGCTGTGTACATCACCGGCGAGGCCGCTACCATCAAAGCCGGCCACCGCAAGCCCAAGTTCAAGTGCAAGGCCACGGGAGGCGACAAGGTCGTTATTGTTGGAGGTGGATCTGGAACTCTTGGGGCTGTAGAAGGCCTTCGCGAGACGGGGTACACCGGCCCCATCACAGTCATTAGCAACGAAGGTTACCTGCCCATTGACAGACCAAAGCTCAGCAAGGCTTTGTTGACCGACCTGAACAAGCTCCAGTGGAGAGACGCCGAGTGGTACAAGGAGGGCGATGTGGATATTGTCCAGGACGAGGTGGCTGGCGTGGACTTTGCCACCAAAACGGTGTCGACCAAATCTGGCGGCAAGTTTGCCTACAGCAAGCTTATTCTCGCGACGGGCGCCACGCCAAGAGTGCTTCCTCTCCAAGGCTTCAAGGTGCTGGGCAACATCTTCACCCTCAGAAACGTCCGCGATGCCGAGAACATCAACAGGGCCATTGgggagaagggcaagaagattgTTATCGTCGGGTCCTCCTTCATCGGCATGGAGTTGGCTGTAGCCACTTCCAAGGACAATGATGTGACTGTGGTGGGAATGGAACAGGTTCCACTTCAGCGGGTTCTCGGTGAGaaggttggtggtgccatCCAAAAGCTGGTGGAAAGCAAGGGCGTCAAGTTTTACATGTCGGCTGGCGTTGAGAAGGCCGAGCCCTCGGGCTCTGACCCCTCTGTGGTCGGGTCAGTTCACCTGAAGGATGGCACCAAGCTTGACGCTGATCTCGTTATTCTGGGTGTTGGCGTTGTTCCGGCGACTGAGTACCTCAAAGATAACAGCGTTGtcaggttggaggaggatggcagcCTCAAGGTCGACGAGTCGTTCTCTGTGGTGGGTCTCAAGGACGTGTATGCTATTGGAGACATCGCCTCGTTCCCCTACCACGGACCTGCTGGTGACGGCAAATACGTCCGCATCGAGCACTGGAACGTTGCCCAGCAAGCTGGACGCATTGCGGCTGgacacatcaccaacccagcGCGCGCCAACCTCAAGTCGCAGCCATTCGCCCCCATCTTTTGGAGTGCCCTGGGTGCCCAGATGCGGTATTCCGGCAACACACAGGCCAGCgggtttgatgatgtggttgttCAGGGCAGCTTTGACGAGGGCAAGTGGGTGGCTTACTACACCAAGGGGGAGACTGTCGTGGCCATGGCCAGCATGGGCAAGGACCCAGTCATGGCTCAGTTTGCgcagctgctgccgctggGCAAGCTGCCGAGCAAGTCCGAGTTGCAAAAAGGGCTCGACTTGCTGAGTCTCGGTCCACCGAATTAG
- a CDS encoding hypothetical protein (EggNog:ENOG503NWH1; COG:K): protein MLMPRSEHSAKIQGLESRLARIEEQLQQVLSVASAALASANRIPESRVITMSSGEESDFDNAVRVRNTLPMPGSSTDTSGPSAGSTATSSPSESVIRASSPNLPPLEEILPIINTYFSQINHAIPLFSQAEFMRMLHDWYTHPARRSWAAWAAVNIVLALGSWIPTTPIQDMNFAEAETAFKGYMNNAQSVLAELVTREQDLLGLQTLLGLVILYQTMANSKQGAVLIGAAVRLVHRLQMQSKNNIEVSYPQEQGLHRCRLFWIAYMLDKEISLKHHTPSIQLDADIDQDLPSSDPADGVGDIYTGDGLVRVNYFRLRVRLAHIQGRTYDMLYSTRSSKISMAGRQARVIRLTYLLENWRSSIPAEMLPDAINSRLGRMERILMSALYGSFVGCMVMVHGIWSQQAAWMKIISDRSLMALQMGRTDERKSCINQQPPLPSAWKRCVQLSREFSRALMQLPESDVNIWANLAALLSCLVIILTNMFQSPGHEDLEEDRQITQWLVRMLNKVKDLSVTVPLTQMHVVVADLERRAEAAVAMAQMKRQALQERLLMMSGQTSWGQEIAQPEHGDDENVEQPLFWDTEAVNFGALDMSNGLGGQTIVDWLDGQYPQGMDLGEAIS from the exons ATGCTGATGCCACGCAGCGAGCATAGCGCCAAAATCCAGGGCCTGGAGTCACGTCTCGCCCGCATTGAGGAGCAGCTACAACAAGTCCTCAGTGTTGCCTCGGCCGCCCTTGCCAGCGCAAATCGAATTCCCGAGTCGAGGGTTATCACCATGTCCAGCGGCGAGGAGAGCGACTTCGACAACGCCGTCAGGGTACGCAACACCCTTCCTATGCCCGGCTCGTCAACCGATACATCCGGCCCCAGCGCAGGCTCGACCGCAACCTCCAGCCCAAGCGAATCCGTCATCCGCGCCTCCTCACCTAACCTGCCCCCACTAGAAGAAattctccccatcatcaacacgTACTTTTCCCAGATCAACCACGCCATCCCGTTGTTCAGCCAAGCTGAATTCATGCGCATGTTACATGACTGGTACACCCATCCCGCCCGCAGGTCTTGGGCGGCATGGGCGGCTGTCAACATTGTGTTGGCTCTTGGGTCATGGATCCCCACTACGCCGATCCAAGATATGAACTTTGCCGAGGCAGAGACGGCTTTCAAGGGATACATGAACAACGCCCAATCCGTCCTTGCCGAGCTGGTTACGCGCGAGCAAGATCTGTTGGGCCTTCAGACGTTGCTTGGACTCGTGATCCTCTACCAGACCATGGCAAACTCCAAGCAAGGAGCTGTGCTGATAGGTGCTGCTGTTCGGCTAGTTCATCGGTTACAGATGCAAAGTAAGAACAACATCGAGGTGTCGTACCCGCAAGAGCAAGGACTGCACAGGTGTCGTTTGTTTTGGATTGCCTACATGCTTGACAAGGAGATCTCATTGAAGCATCACACGCCCTCGATACAATTGGATGCTGATATCGACCAGGACCTTCCGTCAAGCGATCCGGCAGACGGGGTGGGCGACATATACACGGGCGACGGTCTAGTGCGGGTGAATTACTTCCGTCTGCGCGTTCGCTTGGCGCATATTCAAGGCCGAACATATGACATGCTGTACTCCACGCGGAGCAGCAAGATATCCATGGCCGGGAGACAAGCGCGCGTGATCAGACTGACATATCTGCTGGAAAACTGGAGGTCAAGCATCCCGGCCGAGATGCTACCTGATGCCATCAACAGTCGCCTGGGTCGGATGGAACGCATCCTGATGTCTGCGCTATATGGGTCATTTGTTGGTTGTATGGTCATGGTGCATGGAATCTGGAGCCAGCAGGCTGCTTGGATGAAGATCATCTCGGACCGCAGCCTGATGGCGCTGCAGATGGGCAGGACCGACGAACGGAAGTCCTGCATTAACCAACAGCCCCCGCTGCCGTCGGCTTGGAAGAGATGTGTCCAGCTCAGCAGGGAATTTTCCCGAGCCCTAATGCAATTGCCTGAGAGTGATGTTAATATCTG GGCCAATTTGGCGGCATTGCTGTCGTGCCTGGTCATTATCTTGACCAACATGTTCCAGTCCCCCGGACACGAGGACTTGGAAGAAGACAGGCAGATCACCCAATGGCTGGTTCGGATGTTGAACAAAGTAAAAGACTTATCTGTCACGGTGCCGCTCACCCAAATGCACGTTGTCGTTGCCGATCTAGAGCGGCGTGCTGAGGCGGCAGTCGCAATGGCTCAGATGAAGCGACAGGCGCTTCAGGAACGACTGCTCATGATGTCTGGCCAAACGAGTTGGGGTCAGGAAATCGCCCAGCCTGAgcatggcgatgatgagaatgTCGAGCAACCATTGTTTTGGGATACCGAAGCAGTCAACTTTGGGGCACTGGATATGAGCAATGGTCTGGGGGGGCAGACGATTGTCGACTGGCTAGATGGCCAATATCCACAGGGGATGGATCTGGGAGAGGCCATTTCCTAA
- a CDS encoding hypothetical protein (EggNog:ENOG503P23M) has protein sequence MLFILTTVLAHVAQAHVVVTYPGWRANNLVTNATFPFGMQWMYPCDTGQKGGGVSPTTNRTYWPISGGAVALQPGWFQGHETALIYINLGIGEKPDNYSFPLTKFYINGPTNNPYPGTVCIPKLDVPGTVWSTKIKSGDRASVQVVEASSHGAGQFSCSDIIFTDDPALVPQVNETNCFNSTEIKVSSVYLPGTPPNESCSTPSVGESGRGNLFAGVDTPAAAETSVATGGAEGARVPVMIINLVVMVAGARYIGGF, from the exons ATGTTGTTCATTCTCACAACTGTACTGGCACATGTCGCCCAGGCGCATGTGGTTGTCACCTACCCAGGCTGGCGagccaacaacctcgtcacGAATGCAACCTTTCCCTTTGGAATGCAGTGGATGTATCCTT GTGATACCGGTCAAAAAGGCGGCGGCgtctccccaaccaccaaccgcACCTACTGGCCCATCTCTGGCGGCGCCGTCGCCCTCCAGCCCGGGTGGTTCCAAGGCCACGAGACAGCCCTCATCTACATCAACCTGGGCATTGGAGAGAAGCCGGATAATTACTCCTTCCCCCTGACCAAGTTTTACATCAACGGCCCGACGAACAACCCCTACCCGGGCACGGTCTGCATCCCGAAGCTGGACGTTCCGGGGACGGTGTGGTCGACAAAAATCAAGAGCGGTGATCGGGCGAGCGTGCAGGTTGTTGAGGCGTCGAGCCATGGGGCTGGGCAGTTTAGT TGCTCCGACATCATTTTCACCGACGACCCTGCCTTGGTTCCGCAGGTGAATGAGACCAACTGCTTCAACTCGACCGAGATCAAAGTGTCGAGTGTTTACCTGCCCGGGACGCCGCCGAATGAGAGCTGTAGCACGCCGAGCGTAGGGgagtcggggagggggaatcTGTTCGCTGGGGTGGACAcaccggctgctgctgagacgAGTGTTGCGACGGGTGGTGCAGAGGGGGCCAGAGTTCCAGTCATGATAATAAACCTGGTGGTCATGGTGGCTGGGGCGCGATATATTGGCGGGTTTTGA
- a CDS encoding hypothetical protein (EggNog:ENOG503PNIF): MARTGRTSARTGLAPFLLASSAIVWISAVIVMGILAYLVSEGTRGDFVIYSLVISVLTTIFYLAAFFLAGRPGFVLLFNLIFSYLWLVVVVFTASSYTYSNSSLLHAVEAFSFIAFFFLFFNVLYDWHNGFYRGGARTTAVV; the protein is encoded by the exons ATGGCACGAACAGGCCGCACCTCCGCCCGCACGGGGCTGGCCCCCTTCCTtttggcctcctcggccatcgTCTGGATCTCGGCCGTCATTGTCATGGGCATTCTTGCCTACCTCGTCTCTGAGGGCACCCGCGGCGACTTTGTCATCTACTCCCTAGTTATT TctgtcctcaccaccatcttttACCTCGCCGCCTTTTTCCTCGCTGGTCGCCCTGGTTTCGTCTTGCTGTTCAACCTCATCTTTTCCTATCTATGGCtcgtggtcgtggtgttCACAGCCAGTAGCTACACCTACAGCAACAGCTCCCTTCTCCATGCGGTCGAGGCCTTTAGCttcatcgccttcttcttcctgttcTTCAACGTCCTTTACGACTGGCACAACGGCTTCTACCGCGGTGGTGCTCGCACCACTGCTGTTGTCTAA
- a CDS encoding hypothetical protein (EggNog:ENOG503Q4VR; COG:Q), whose product MGEAVATALNKPASVNQWKLGLVWPDTLDLLSEFDGKRYRLQRRLIGPVYTASNVKKFEGAVDGVVAAAVARLKVIEGCGGGAGTVDLKEWMHIIAVECLGAVVLGWSPGYIKTGSDGGTSKQSYMGWKRKSLFGLFPAVTKVSLLDSGMGKRVGKWLGRFWADAWGVTFATPKGFKPFFTPVYQKVSKRITAALAPSQSAKAKVKKNKSPEVKEDLLTDLIQLHLSRPDEFTDNYLRRMAVTNFGAGHETLCATLTSVLAMIGSHAEVEARCFAEISSRLQGGPHKRRYDLEDVTKLRYTQAAIKEAQRLWPVIGMSLSRTVPEDGCVIGGYAIPAGTTVGCSPLGLHAFNEDVFGVDGLEYRPERWLIEDLERLRAMERSNLIWGGGGRTCPGRYLAEMIVFKVVTALLAEFQVEVVEMPEEGKMECYFMAMMSGVVVRLRERSR is encoded by the exons ATGGGAGAAGCAGTGGCGACGGCGTTGAATAAACCGGCTTCGGTAAACCAGTGGAAGTTGGGGCTTGTGTGGCCGGATACGTTGGATTTGCTGTCGGAGTTTGACGGGAAGAGGTATCGGTTGcagaggaggttgattgGGCCGGTGTATACTGCCAGTAATGTTAAAAAGTTTGAGGGGgcggttgatggggttgttgctgctgctgttgcgagGCTGAAGGTCATCGAAGGCTGTGGAGGGGGCGCGGGAACGGTCGACTTGAAGGAGTGGATGCATATCATTGCTGTTGAGTGCttgggggcggtggtgctggggtggtCGCCGGGGTATATCAAGACTGGGAGTGATGGGGGGACGAGTAAGCAAAGCTATATGGgatggaaaaggaagagCCTTTTTGGGTTGTTTCCTGCTGTGACAAAGGTGTCACTGTTGGACTCTGGGATGGGGAAAAGGGTTGGGAAGTGGTTAGGGAGGTTTTGGGCGGATGCTTGGGGAGTTACCTTTGCGACGCCGAAGGGGTTCAAACCTTTCTTCACG CCGGTGTATCAAAAGGTGTCGAAACGAATCACCGCCGCTCTAGCCCCTTCACAAAGTGCAAAAGCTAAAGTGAAGAAAAACAAATCACCGGAAGTGAAAGAGGACCTGCTCACCGACTTGATACAGCTTCACCTCTCCCGGCCTGACGAATTTACTGACAACTACCTCCGGCGGATGGCAGTCACGAATTTCGGCGCGGGACACGAGACGTTGTGCGCTACACTGACCTCGGTTCTTGCCATGATTGGCTCGCATGCTGAAGTCGAGGCACGATGTTTTGCCGAGATTAGCAGCCGTCTGCAGGGTGGGCCACACAAGAGACGATATGATTTGGAAGATGTTACGAAACTGAGATACACCcaagccgccatcaaggaagCGCAGAGGCTGTGGCCGGTGATAGGCATGAGCTTGTCCCGAACAGTTCCGGAGGATGGATGTGTAATAGGGGGGTATGCCATTCCAGCAGGCACAACTGTGGGCTGTAGTCCGCTTGGGCTACATGCGTTCAATGAAGATGTGtttggggtggatgggttaGAGTACAGACCAGAAAGGTGGCTGATTGAGGACCTGGAAAGATTAAGAGCGATGGAGAGAAGTAACTTAAtatggggtgggggaggcaGAACGTGTCCAGGGAGGTATTTGGCTGAGATGATTGTCTTCAAAGTGGTCACTGCGCTGCTGGCGGAGTTTCAAGTCGAAGTTGTCGAGATGCcggaagaaggaaagatgGAGTGCTACTTTATGGCGATGATGTCTGGCGTGGTGGTAAGACTCAGAGAGAGGTCTCGATAA
- a CDS encoding hypothetical protein (EggNog:ENOG503NWH1; COG:K), which produces METVSQLSRRKACDLCFVKKIKCDMIKPQCSNCKQYNTECKTTAVRRRIGRPKVARHDTNASAETDSPDEHEAATSKVDR; this is translated from the exons ATGGAGACGGTCTCCCAACTGAGCCGCAGAAAGG CCTGTGACCTCTGCTTCGTCAAAAAGATCAAATGCGACATGATTAAACCTCAGTGCTCCAACTGCAAGCAATACAACACCGAGTGCAAAACAACAGCAGTGCGTCGTCGGATTGGCCGGCCGAAAGTGGCGAGGCACGACACCAACGCCAGCGCAGAGACAGACTCACCCGATGAGCACGAAGCAGCTACGTCAAAGGTGGACAGgtga
- a CDS encoding hypothetical protein (EggNog:ENOG503PEV2; COG:S) translates to MFSFAIHVCSVLLALSGLVHGLPGILEDPEAAGPPSGYSIVPIEWDVPIDLNTPGSATVHLSGTIQDVVARMEEDYPGWNKTFSQPDEHYDALRQHIRH, encoded by the exons ATGTTCTCCTTCGCCATTCACGTCTGCAGCGTCTTGCTCGCACTTTCCGGG TTGGTCCATGGTCTCCCCGGGATCCTGGAGGACCCTGAAGCTGCCGGTCCACCCAGCGGCTACAGCATCGTTCCCATCGAGTGGGACGTGCCCATcgacctcaacacccccgGCAGTGCCACTGTTCACCTGAGCGGTACCATCCAGGACGTCGTGGCCCGGATGGAGGAGGACTACCCTGGATGGAACAAGACCTTCTCACAGCCTGACGAACACTACGACGCTCTCCGGCAACACATCAGACATTGA